From the genome of Deltaproteobacteria bacterium, one region includes:
- a CDS encoding prepilin-type N-terminal cleavage/methylation domain-containing protein, with protein sequence MDKGPKTKKRGVVSPWSMVHSPLSPKGFSLLEVMVALAILAVALLALVNFQGQSMIIYGRAEKLSLATFLAREKMADILLQLDKEQFQQGSFPEDKSENGVFEKPYEAYKWEYKMRKVEIPAPEGSSAQQDPMIAIVHVVTDQIKEMVREVKLTVSWEELGKEQSFDIVTHISKL encoded by the coding sequence ATGGACAAAGGACCAAAAACAAAAAAAAGAGGTGTAGTCAGTCCATGGTCCATGGTCCATAGTCCCTTGTCCCCAAAAGGATTTTCCCTTCTTGAAGTCATGGTTGCACTTGCCATTTTGGCTGTAGCGCTTTTGGCTCTCGTTAATTTTCAGGGGCAATCCATGATAATTTATGGGCGCGCCGAAAAACTAAGTCTTGCCACTTTTTTGGCCAGAGAAAAAATGGCCGATATTTTATTGCAACTCGACAAGGAACAATTTCAGCAGGGAAGTTTTCCGGAGGATAAAAGCGAAAACGGTGTTTTTGAAAAACCATATGAAGCATACAAATGGGAATATAAAATGCGCAAGGTGGAGATCCCCGCGCCGGAAGGATCCAGTGCCCAGCAAGATCCTATGATAGCTATCGTGCATGTGGTGACGGATCAAATCAAGGAAATGGTTCGTGAAGTTAAATTGACCGTTTCATGGGAAGAATTGGGGAAGGAGCAGAGCTTTGATATTGTCACGCATATTTCTAAACTGTAG